From Rhododendron vialii isolate Sample 1 chromosome 10a, ASM3025357v1, the proteins below share one genomic window:
- the LOC131303931 gene encoding transcription factor bHLH25-like, with protein MADLPVSWLCDLGMEDPMFVDPCDFMASMDEEFFNIPNNSSTTNLSSASISSNTDLAPQIFDELRPSKQYHMAKTFTSPSSGFILSFGNSSNNPSENPQQAPMNLEDEVVSSFLISQQRSSFVNHEEGITKSGRLGMKRKSSGSSSSNPRPRSHAYDHIIAERKRREQLTQLFVALSGIVPGLKKMDKTSVLGEAVKYLKQLQERVKKLEEQSPKEKTMESVVLVKKSQLSFGDDESCSDEKFTGGSNIKPLPEIEARVCNKDVLLRIHCEKHKGVLAKLLLELEKLDLVVVNTSVARFGSLALDITIIAEMETEFQMTVKDLVKRLRPAIQQYFM; from the exons ATGGCTGACTTGCCGGTCTCATGGTTATGTGATCTG GGAATGGAAGATCCAATGTTCGTGGATCCCTGCGACTTCATGGCCTCCATGGACGAAGAATTCTTCAACATTCCAAACAACAGCTCCACCACCAACTTATCCTCTGCTTCAATATCATCAAACACGGACTTAGCTCCTCAAATATTCGACGAATTACGGCCTTCAAAGCAGTACCACATGGCCAAAACCTTCACTTCTCCATCTTCTGGATTCATTCTCTCTTTTGGAAACTCGAGTAATAATCCATCAGAAAACCCTCAACAAGCACCGATGAATCTCGAGGACGAGGTGGTATCGAGTTTTTTGATATCTCAACAACGGTCGTCGTTTGTGAACCATGAGGAGGGAATTACGAAAAGTGGGAGATTAGGGATGAAGAGGAAGAGCAGTGGAAGCAGTAGCAGTAATCCAAGGCCGCGGTCGCACGCTTATGATCACATAATagcagagagaaagaggagggagcAGCTCACCCAGCTGTTTGTGGCTCTTTCAGGCATTGTGCCTGGCCTCAAGAAG ATGGACAAGACCTCTGTCCTGGGAGAGGCCGTGAAGTACTTAAAACAACTCCAAGAGAGAGTGAAAAAACTCGAGGAGCAATCCCCAAAGGAAAAAACAATGGAGTCAGTGGTACTGGTTAAGAAATCGCAGCTCTCGTTCGGAGACGACGAGTCCTGTTCCGATGAGAAATTTACTGGTGGGTCCAATATTAAGCCGTTACCCGAGATTGAGGCCAGAGTTTGCAACAAGGACGTCCTTTTAAGGATCCATTGTGAGAAGCACAAGGGAGTTTTGGCCAAGTTGCTTCTTGAGCTGGAGAAGCTCGACTTGGTTGTTGTCAATACCAGTGTGGCGCGGTTTGGAAGCTTGGCTCTTGACATTACCATTATTGCTGAG ATGGAAACAGAATTCCAgatgacagtaaaagacttggTGAAAAGACTTCGTCCGGCTATACAGCAGTACTTCATGTAA